The following proteins are co-located in the Paludibaculum fermentans genome:
- a CDS encoding AAA family ATPase gives MHGPEAAVSAATRLAELEASLNAVIRGKADVIRMSVVCLLSRGHLLIEDVPGVGKTTLAQALARTVSCGFQRLQCTADMLPGDILGVTIYNARTGEFEFKPGPIFTSFLLADEINRATPKTQSALLEAMNERQISIDGHTYPMAEPFLVIATQNPVEHHGTYPLPESQLDRFLMRLRIGYPDRASEREILRQSPGVNGPAPQAILTPEELLSAQLAAERVSVDESLVSYMLSIVEATRSHESLLLGVSPRGAQALYRAVQALALLEGRDYVLPDDIKRLAVPVFAHRVVLNQRVSLSNRSTETAERLLAEILNRVEVPL, from the coding sequence ATGCACGGCCCTGAGGCCGCGGTCTCGGCCGCAACCAGATTGGCAGAACTCGAAGCGTCGCTGAACGCGGTGATCCGCGGCAAGGCCGATGTCATTCGTATGTCGGTAGTGTGTCTGCTGTCGCGCGGGCACCTGCTGATTGAAGACGTCCCCGGTGTCGGGAAAACGACGCTCGCCCAGGCCCTGGCCCGCACGGTGAGCTGCGGCTTCCAGCGCCTGCAGTGCACGGCCGACATGCTGCCCGGCGACATCCTGGGCGTCACCATTTACAACGCCCGCACGGGTGAGTTCGAATTCAAGCCCGGCCCCATCTTCACCAGTTTCCTGCTGGCCGACGAGATCAACCGCGCCACGCCCAAGACGCAGTCGGCGCTGCTGGAGGCGATGAACGAACGCCAGATTTCGATCGACGGCCACACTTACCCCATGGCGGAGCCGTTCCTCGTCATCGCCACGCAGAATCCGGTGGAGCACCACGGGACTTACCCGCTGCCGGAATCGCAGCTCGACCGCTTCCTGATGCGGTTGCGCATCGGGTACCCTGACCGCGCCAGCGAACGCGAGATCCTGCGCCAGTCGCCTGGCGTGAACGGACCCGCTCCGCAGGCCATCCTGACGCCTGAGGAATTGCTCAGCGCGCAACTGGCGGCGGAGCGCGTCAGCGTGGACGAATCGCTTGTCAGCTACATGCTGAGCATCGTCGAAGCCACGCGTTCGCACGAATCGCTGCTGCTGGGCGTCAGCCCGCGCGGCGCGCAGGCGCTGTATCGCGCCGTGCAGGCCCTGGCCCTGCTGGAGGGCCGCGACTACGTTCTTCCGGACGACATCAAACGCCTGGCCGTGCCGGTATTTGCGCACCGCGTGGTTCTCAACCAGCGGGTGTCGCTCTCCAACCGCTCGACGGAAACGGCCGAGCGGCTACTGGCCGAAATCCTGAACCGGGTAGAAGTTCCCCTATAA
- the fliE gene encoding flagellar hook-basal body complex protein FliE: MTIPPISPIQLPPSIGQIRVQVPGGGETFRSVMNGAVESVNAMQNDAHASMESFLNGEGQDLHKVALDQQRAGIAFDLFLQVRNKMVSAYQEVMRMQV; the protein is encoded by the coding sequence ATGACCATCCCGCCCATTTCTCCCATTCAACTGCCGCCCAGCATCGGCCAGATCCGGGTGCAGGTGCCCGGCGGCGGTGAAACGTTCCGCTCCGTCATGAATGGAGCCGTCGAGTCGGTGAATGCCATGCAGAACGACGCCCACGCCAGCATGGAGAGCTTCCTGAACGGAGAGGGGCAGGACCTGCACAAGGTCGCCCTCGACCAGCAGAGGGCCGGCATCGCCTTCGACCTCTTTCTCCAGGTTCGCAACAAGATGGTCTCGGCTTACCAGGAAGTGATGCGCATGCAGGTCTGA
- a CDS encoding family 20 glycosylhydrolase has product MLRLFLPLILVLCAQAAPLPVRGIHLGAPSPEEMPLAIRFIEEALPKEGVNVLILEFNYRYQYASHPEVVDANALSADQVRQLAASCRKANVRLIPLINLLGHQSWAKTTFGLLRAHPEFDETPKMYPENKDIYCRSYCPRHPKVHGVLFDLIDELMAVTGADAFHAGMDEVFLLGEKECKRCRGRNKAELFANEVKAIHAHLAKQKKELWIWGDRLIDGKVTGIGKWEASVNDTAAALALIPKDVVINDWHYEAPHATGTYFALSGFRVVSSPWKKTPVALGQLAQIRDARAHSTKPVGDRMLGMLQTTWVGFGPFVRAYFGEGEPPKQGVPEAVECFRALFAELRTMN; this is encoded by the coding sequence ATGCTTCGATTGTTTCTCCCGCTGATTCTGGTGCTGTGCGCGCAGGCGGCTCCGCTGCCGGTGCGCGGCATCCACCTGGGCGCCCCCTCGCCGGAAGAGATGCCCTTGGCGATCCGCTTCATCGAAGAGGCGCTGCCGAAGGAGGGCGTGAACGTCCTGATCCTGGAGTTCAACTACCGCTATCAGTACGCCAGCCATCCGGAGGTGGTGGACGCCAACGCGCTGTCGGCGGATCAGGTGCGCCAACTGGCCGCGTCGTGCCGCAAGGCGAATGTGCGGCTGATTCCGCTGATCAACCTGCTGGGCCACCAGTCGTGGGCGAAGACGACGTTCGGCCTGCTGCGGGCTCATCCGGAGTTCGATGAGACGCCGAAGATGTATCCCGAGAACAAGGACATTTACTGCCGCAGCTACTGCCCGCGGCATCCCAAGGTACACGGCGTGCTGTTCGACCTGATCGACGAGCTGATGGCCGTGACCGGCGCCGATGCGTTTCACGCCGGCATGGACGAAGTGTTCCTGCTGGGCGAGAAGGAGTGCAAGCGATGCCGGGGCCGCAACAAGGCCGAGCTCTTCGCGAATGAGGTGAAGGCGATCCACGCGCACCTGGCGAAGCAGAAGAAGGAGCTGTGGATCTGGGGCGACCGGCTGATCGACGGCAAGGTGACGGGCATTGGCAAGTGGGAGGCGAGCGTGAACGACACGGCTGCGGCGCTGGCGCTGATCCCGAAGGACGTGGTGATCAACGACTGGCACTATGAGGCTCCGCACGCGACGGGCACCTACTTCGCGCTGTCGGGCTTTCGCGTAGTGAGTTCGCCGTGGAAGAAGACGCCGGTGGCGCTGGGCCAACTGGCGCAGATCCGCGACGCCCGCGCGCATTCCACCAAACCGGTGGGCGACCGGATGCTGGGCATGCTGCAGACGACGTGGGTGGGCTTCGGACCGTTTGTCCGCGCGTACTTTGGAGAAGGAGAGCCGCCGAAGCAGGGCGTGCCGGAGGCGGTGGAGTGCTTCCGCGCCCTTTTCGCCGAATTGAGGACGATGAATTAG
- the lipA gene encoding lipoyl synthase, whose amino-acid sequence MDSLVQLDPRPKKQRLRLPEFLRKPDTHFHSVQLLKNDLRGHNLHTVCESARCPNIHECFHRGAATFMILGNICTRGCTFCSVPKGSPEKQEMPIDPLEPENVARMAAQMGLRYVVITSVNRDDLADGGSHHFAETVRRVRAALPEATVEVLTPDFCGDLDAVARVLDAGPHVFNHNMETIARLYRRIRPQANYQQSLDVLGFARSYRADVLTKSGLMVGLGETEDEVNGLLRDLRGVHADVATIGQYLQPTRRNVEVSEHVTPDRYERWQAYGESIGFKKVFAGPFVRSSYMADLVNHSAREARPEAQV is encoded by the coding sequence ATGGATTCCCTCGTCCAGCTGGACCCACGGCCCAAGAAGCAGCGCCTGCGGCTGCCGGAGTTCCTGCGCAAGCCGGATACGCATTTCCATTCGGTGCAGTTGCTGAAGAACGACCTGCGCGGCCACAACCTGCACACGGTGTGCGAGTCGGCGCGCTGCCCGAACATTCACGAATGCTTCCACCGCGGCGCGGCGACGTTCATGATCCTGGGCAATATCTGTACGCGGGGCTGCACGTTCTGCTCCGTGCCCAAGGGTTCGCCGGAAAAGCAGGAGATGCCCATCGATCCGCTGGAGCCTGAGAATGTAGCCCGCATGGCGGCGCAGATGGGCCTGCGCTATGTGGTGATCACCAGCGTGAATCGCGACGATCTCGCTGATGGCGGCTCGCACCATTTCGCCGAGACCGTGCGCCGCGTGCGGGCAGCCCTGCCCGAGGCGACGGTGGAGGTATTGACTCCGGACTTCTGCGGCGACCTGGACGCCGTGGCGCGCGTGCTGGACGCCGGGCCGCATGTGTTCAACCACAACATGGAGACGATCGCGCGGCTCTACCGCCGGATCCGGCCGCAGGCGAACTACCAGCAGTCGTTGGACGTGCTGGGCTTCGCGCGGAGCTATCGGGCCGACGTCCTGACCAAATCGGGCCTGATGGTGGGCCTGGGTGAGACGGAAGACGAGGTCAACGGGCTGCTGCGCGACCTGCGAGGCGTGCACGCCGATGTGGCGACCATCGGGCAGTACCTGCAACCGACGCGGCGCAATGTGGAAGTGTCCGAGCATGTGACGCCGGACCGCTACGAGCGCTGGCAGGCGTACGGCGAATCGATCGGGTTCAAGAAGGTCTTCGCCGGACCGTTCGTCCGTTCCAGTTACATGGCCGACCTGGTGAACCATTCGGCCCGGGAGGCGCGCCCCGAGGCGCAGGTGTAA
- a CDS encoding flagellar basal body rod protein FlgB, translated as MLPAITARLEGYMDLLADRQKLVAANLANLDTPGYRTKDLDFQFEFLSQTPGGTPNVIEPTGLTMKNDGNNVSLDRESRLLAENALRFNVATNLLRNELRTVRKAIEEGKGA; from the coding sequence ATGCTACCGGCCATCACCGCCCGCCTCGAAGGCTACATGGACCTGCTGGCAGACCGTCAGAAGCTCGTCGCGGCCAATCTGGCGAACCTCGATACCCCCGGCTATCGCACCAAGGATCTCGACTTCCAGTTCGAATTCCTTTCGCAGACGCCCGGCGGCACGCCCAACGTGATCGAACCCACGGGTCTCACCATGAAGAACGATGGCAACAACGTGAGCCTCGACCGGGAATCGCGCCTGCTGGCCGAGAATGCCCTGCGCTTCAACGTCGCCACCAACCTGCTGCGCAACGAACTGCGCACCGTCCGCAAGGCGATCGAGGAGGGCAAGGGCGCATGA
- the ychF gene encoding redox-regulated ATPase YchF, whose protein sequence is MKTAILGLPMTGKTSLFTILTGVHEATRVGTMEARVGMTKVPDQRIDALAKIFLPPKITYATIEFLDFPAISKEALRDPSYLASLRVVDAIAHVVRVFEDDTVPHEKGNVDPRRDIEDLDMELILSDLVVVEKRLERLEKERKKIRDQSLDREFELLEIAKGKLEAGEPLRAWELEPADEKLLRGFQFLSQKPILLVMNLGEADAATLPEKEASLREQLLSGKANAELCAVCGKIEAELSELSPEEAAEYMTSYGLPGSSLGRLINVMYRLLGLMSFLTAGETEVRAWTIPINSTAVKAAGAIHSDFEKKFIRAEVVNWQTLVDQNGYGGLREKGQLRLEGKEYIVKDGDVLVIRHS, encoded by the coding sequence ATGAAAACAGCCATTCTCGGTCTCCCCATGACGGGCAAGACCAGCTTGTTCACTATCCTCACGGGCGTACACGAAGCCACCCGCGTGGGCACCATGGAAGCGCGCGTCGGCATGACCAAGGTGCCAGACCAGCGCATCGACGCCCTGGCCAAGATCTTCCTGCCGCCGAAGATCACTTACGCCACCATCGAATTCCTCGACTTCCCGGCTATCTCCAAGGAAGCCCTGCGCGACCCCAGCTACCTCGCCAGCCTGCGCGTGGTGGACGCCATCGCCCACGTGGTCCGCGTGTTTGAAGACGACACCGTGCCGCACGAGAAGGGCAACGTCGATCCGCGCCGCGACATCGAAGACCTCGACATGGAACTGATCCTCAGCGACCTGGTCGTCGTCGAAAAGCGCCTGGAACGATTGGAAAAGGAACGCAAGAAGATCCGCGACCAGTCACTGGACCGCGAATTCGAGCTGCTGGAGATCGCCAAGGGCAAGCTGGAAGCGGGCGAACCGCTGCGGGCCTGGGAACTCGAACCGGCCGACGAGAAGCTGCTGCGCGGCTTCCAGTTCCTGTCGCAGAAGCCGATCCTGCTGGTGATGAACCTCGGCGAAGCCGATGCCGCCACCCTGCCCGAGAAGGAAGCCAGCCTGCGCGAGCAACTTCTCTCCGGCAAGGCCAACGCCGAGCTTTGCGCGGTCTGCGGCAAGATCGAGGCCGAACTGTCAGAGCTTTCGCCCGAAGAGGCTGCCGAGTATATGACCAGCTACGGCCTGCCCGGCAGCAGCCTGGGCCGCCTGATCAACGTCATGTACCGCCTGCTGGGCCTGATGAGCTTCCTCACGGCCGGCGAGACGGAAGTGCGCGCCTGGACGATTCCGATCAACTCCACCGCCGTGAAAGCGGCCGGCGCCATCCACTCCGACTTCGAAAAGAAGTTCATCCGCGCCGAAGTCGTGAACTGGCAGACGCTGGTCGACCAGAACGGCTATGGCGGGCTGCGCGAGAAGGGCCAGCTCCGGCTGGAAGGCAAGGAGTACATCGTCAAGGATGGCGATGTGCTGGTGATCCGCCACAGCTAG
- a CDS encoding alpha/beta hydrolase, translating to MKQLRTVLLLLTALFSAACQAQPRVETGTLNGASYRIDVPARWTGVLLVYCHGYDGNPVKFAQNEKPQFSGFLDSGVAVIQSGYAAGGWAVEQAIQDTEALRRYFTGKYGKPVETFVMGHSMGGFLTMTLLEKYPSAYDGGLALCGPLGSAEQFVQHRVFDMRVVFDFYFPGALPNPAKVLASYRMTSEKTAEIEALLKSKPQQAAAVRQWAGIPTDHDLADTLVFWTYVLLDLQQRGGGNPFDNHDTIYSGSPDDNKLNDGVTRYTADPRAAEYVRTYYTPTGRLTRPMLAIHTTYDPLVPPAVPNAYADLVRYAGAGQWFAQQYVRRGGHCSITPQETERGFRALQMWKSSGKRPVQPTN from the coding sequence ATGAAGCAGCTCCGCACCGTCCTGTTGTTGCTGACGGCCCTGTTCAGCGCCGCCTGCCAGGCCCAGCCACGTGTCGAAACCGGCACGTTGAACGGCGCCAGCTACCGCATCGACGTCCCGGCGCGCTGGACCGGCGTCCTGCTCGTCTACTGCCACGGCTACGACGGCAACCCCGTCAAATTCGCGCAGAACGAGAAGCCGCAGTTCTCGGGCTTTCTCGACAGCGGAGTGGCCGTCATCCAATCCGGCTACGCCGCTGGAGGCTGGGCGGTCGAGCAGGCCATCCAGGACACGGAAGCCCTGCGCCGCTATTTCACCGGCAAGTACGGCAAACCCGTCGAGACCTTCGTGATGGGCCATTCCATGGGCGGCTTCCTCACCATGACCCTGCTGGAGAAGTACCCCAGCGCCTACGATGGCGGCCTCGCGCTGTGCGGCCCTCTGGGCTCCGCCGAACAGTTCGTGCAACACCGCGTCTTCGACATGCGCGTCGTCTTCGACTTCTACTTCCCGGGCGCCTTGCCCAACCCGGCCAAGGTGCTGGCGTCCTATCGCATGACGTCCGAGAAGACCGCCGAGATCGAAGCCTTACTGAAGTCAAAGCCGCAGCAAGCCGCCGCGGTCCGCCAATGGGCCGGCATTCCTACTGACCACGACCTCGCCGATACGCTCGTCTTCTGGACCTACGTCCTGCTCGACCTGCAGCAGCGCGGCGGCGGCAACCCGTTCGACAACCACGACACCATCTACAGCGGCTCGCCCGACGACAACAAGCTGAACGACGGCGTGACGCGCTATACCGCCGATCCCCGCGCCGCCGAGTACGTCCGCACGTATTACACGCCCACCGGCCGCCTCACGCGCCCCATGCTCGCCATCCACACCACCTACGACCCGCTAGTGCCGCCCGCGGTGCCCAACGCCTACGCCGATCTCGTCCGCTATGCCGGGGCAGGGCAGTGGTTCGCGCAGCAGTACGTCCGGCGCGGCGGCCACTGCTCCATCACGCCGCAGGAGACGGAACGAGGCTTCCGCGCGCTGCAGATGTGGAAGTCGTCCGGCAAACGCCCCGTTCAGCCCACCAACTGA
- the lnt gene encoding apolipoprotein N-acyltransferase, with protein MYRWQLSLAGSILTAVFLIVLFPPFQIPLLAPVALTPLLYALAQEPDGKHRFLWGWLCGFLYWVIVCHWIRDVLAAYGGLTGPLSWLAVVLFAAAKGLHMAVFAWLAGFVLNRSWAIPAVAALWTGIERTHGTLGFAWLTLGNAGIEMAAPLRAAPVFGVYGLSFIFALLAAGLTMVALRRDRRQLAWLLPLVLLYILPIAGPTKAPDAQAAAIQTNIGADVKWTAEEKERVVKRLSLLTLQESLDVSKPKPNLVLWPEAPAPFYYYDDAAFREQVTGAARLAGAPLLFTGVAYSAQKEPLNSAILLGPEGQLLGRYDKVNLVPFGEYIPAGFGWIQKISSEAGNYAPGPGPKVFITEGHTLGAFICYESAFPSYIREFARSGAEVLINLTNDGYFGRGIARQQHLQLVRMRAVENQRWVLRPANDGITASIDPAGRIWDRLPEFKLTSGRLRFGWNRTKTLYTEYGDWFAWLCLAAGLAGVVYTQLPTYRPAE; from the coding sequence ATGTACCGCTGGCAGTTGTCCCTGGCCGGTTCCATTTTGACGGCCGTTTTTCTCATCGTTCTCTTCCCGCCGTTTCAGATCCCCCTGCTCGCTCCGGTCGCGCTGACGCCGCTGCTGTATGCGCTCGCGCAGGAGCCGGACGGCAAGCATCGTTTCCTGTGGGGCTGGCTGTGCGGGTTCCTCTACTGGGTGATCGTGTGCCATTGGATCCGCGATGTGCTGGCGGCCTATGGCGGACTGACCGGACCGCTCAGTTGGCTCGCCGTGGTGCTGTTTGCCGCCGCCAAGGGACTCCACATGGCGGTCTTTGCCTGGCTGGCCGGGTTCGTCCTGAATCGCTCGTGGGCCATTCCAGCCGTCGCGGCGCTGTGGACCGGCATTGAGCGCACACACGGCACTCTCGGGTTCGCTTGGCTGACGCTGGGGAATGCGGGCATCGAGATGGCCGCTCCGTTGCGGGCGGCGCCGGTGTTCGGAGTATACGGTTTATCATTCATCTTCGCCCTGCTGGCCGCCGGGTTGACGATGGTGGCGCTGCGGCGCGACCGCCGCCAACTGGCGTGGCTGCTGCCTTTGGTGCTGCTGTACATCCTGCCGATCGCCGGCCCCACCAAGGCGCCCGACGCGCAGGCCGCGGCGATCCAGACCAACATTGGCGCGGACGTGAAGTGGACCGCCGAGGAGAAGGAACGGGTGGTGAAGCGGCTGTCCCTGCTGACGCTGCAGGAGTCGCTGGACGTGTCCAAGCCCAAGCCGAACCTGGTGCTGTGGCCCGAGGCTCCGGCTCCGTTTTACTACTACGACGATGCGGCGTTCCGCGAGCAGGTGACCGGCGCGGCGCGGCTGGCCGGGGCTCCGCTGCTGTTCACGGGCGTGGCCTACTCGGCCCAGAAAGAGCCCCTGAACTCGGCCATTCTGCTGGGTCCGGAAGGGCAGTTGCTGGGGCGCTATGACAAGGTGAACCTGGTGCCGTTCGGCGAGTACATTCCGGCGGGCTTTGGCTGGATCCAGAAGATCTCGAGCGAGGCGGGCAACTACGCGCCCGGGCCGGGTCCGAAGGTGTTTATCACGGAAGGCCATACGCTGGGCGCGTTCATCTGCTACGAATCAGCCTTCCCCAGCTACATCCGCGAGTTCGCCAGGAGCGGCGCGGAAGTGTTGATCAACCTGACGAACGACGGCTACTTCGGACGCGGCATCGCGCGGCAGCAGCATCTGCAACTGGTGCGGATGCGGGCGGTGGAGAACCAGCGCTGGGTGCTGCGGCCGGCCAACGACGGTATTACGGCGTCAATCGACCCGGCGGGACGCATCTGGGACCGGCTGCCCGAGTTCAAGCTCACCAGCGGCCGGCTGCGCTTTGGCTGGAACCGGACAAAGACGCTTTACACGGAATATGGCGACTGGTTCGCGTGGCTGTGCCTGGCTGCCGGACTGGCTGGAGTTGTCTACACGCAGCTCCCCACCTATCGTCCGGCGGAGTAA
- the flgC gene encoding flagellar basal body rod protein FlgC has product MSLFNLLSVSASGMAAQRARAEVIVENLANSETTRTPDGGPYRRKDVVFESEAQASPFSAVFQTEMSAGSMGVGISQVVEDSRPPDMRYQPSHPDADARGYVAFPHMSPAEEMVDLMGATRGYQANVAAISAVKDMVSKSIDLMK; this is encoded by the coding sequence ATGAGCCTCTTCAACCTCTTATCCGTCAGCGCATCCGGCATGGCCGCCCAGCGGGCCCGCGCCGAAGTCATCGTCGAAAACCTGGCCAACTCCGAGACCACCCGCACGCCCGATGGTGGTCCCTATCGCCGCAAGGACGTCGTCTTCGAATCCGAGGCCCAGGCATCACCCTTCTCCGCCGTCTTCCAGACCGAGATGTCCGCCGGGTCGATGGGGGTCGGGATCTCGCAGGTCGTTGAGGACAGCCGTCCGCCGGACATGCGCTACCAACCCAGCCACCCCGACGCCGACGCCCGCGGCTACGTCGCCTTCCCGCATATGAGCCCGGCCGAGGAGATGGTCGACCTCATGGGCGCCACCCGCGGCTACCAGGCCAACGTCGCCGCCATCTCGGCCGTGAAAGACATGGTTTCCAAATCCATCGACCTGATGAAGTGA
- a CDS encoding YkgJ family cysteine cluster protein, which yields MRFTCQPGCTRCCDMEGYVYITEQDLKNAAGQLGLTPAEFEKKYVYRTRHLLRLRKPRDRQCHFLLHGGCSIHENKPTQCRLFPFWPELLESRKEWEKTGRRCPGIGKGRLIQIGTAHETASEMKLAYPSMYED from the coding sequence GTGCGTTTCACCTGCCAGCCCGGCTGTACCCGCTGTTGCGATATGGAAGGCTATGTCTATATCACGGAACAGGATCTGAAGAATGCAGCAGGGCAGTTGGGCCTCACTCCTGCCGAGTTTGAGAAGAAATACGTCTATCGCACCCGCCACCTGCTGCGCCTGCGCAAACCGCGCGACCGCCAGTGCCATTTCCTGCTGCACGGCGGCTGCTCGATTCATGAGAACAAACCCACCCAATGCCGTCTCTTCCCCTTCTGGCCGGAACTGCTCGAGAGTCGCAAGGAATGGGAGAAAACCGGCCGCCGCTGTCCTGGAATCGGCAAGGGCCGCCTGATCCAAATTGGTACAGCGCATGAAACCGCTTCCGAAATGAAACTCGCCTACCCCTCGATGTACGAGGACTAA
- a CDS encoding glycoside hydrolase family 36 protein, whose product MLTRREFNFSMLAAPAVVGTALDKTPARAIGLDGAEAAACKVTRRWTGPVCRASVTNSGAQPVRLREIVLFEGPHGYGPETKLYGEGFTMLSQTGGTLGAPTAIGGYLDRKHYRIPEPADATTVYSVACLSPAANRHELMAFTSSRRYVGRFHFRASTLQVTLDCEGLELAPGQTWPLEEFVRLEGTNRAALFEQLGGLIAKNHPPLKWATPPEGWCSWYCFGPKVTAQQVRDNLEWIAKNAPNLKYVQIDDGYQPAMGDWLETGTAFGGDIRAVLKEIKTRGFEPAIWVAPFIAEEKSKLFTEHPGWFMKDEQGAPLASNKVTFGGWRRGPWYALDATQPAVQQHLKSVFRTMNQEWGVTYFKMDANFWGAMHGGRLSDGKATRVEAYRRGMEAIIEGAGRSFLLGCNHPMWPSLGLIHGSRSSGDISRKWSTVSMVASENLNRAWQNGRLWWNDPDALVLLGGLPEDEFMFHAAATYATGGMLLSGDDLTKMTPERQALLLKLRPTGQAAAFDPEFKIGRMKRPGHELVFVLNWSDKTVTQSFLLPGLVQVKDFLTGEDMGRHKGDCEVPDMPPHSGRVFQLVG is encoded by the coding sequence ATGCTGACTCGACGCGAATTCAACTTTTCGATGCTGGCGGCTCCGGCCGTCGTGGGCACTGCGTTGGACAAGACTCCGGCGCGGGCCATCGGGCTGGACGGAGCCGAGGCGGCGGCCTGCAAAGTGACACGGCGCTGGACCGGGCCGGTGTGCCGCGCGAGCGTCACGAATAGCGGAGCACAACCGGTGCGGCTGCGCGAGATCGTGCTGTTCGAGGGTCCGCACGGGTATGGACCGGAGACCAAGCTGTACGGCGAAGGCTTCACGATGCTGAGCCAGACTGGCGGCACGCTGGGTGCGCCTACGGCCATCGGCGGATATCTCGACAGGAAGCATTACCGGATCCCGGAGCCGGCGGACGCGACCACCGTGTATAGCGTAGCGTGCCTGTCGCCGGCGGCCAACCGGCATGAGCTGATGGCGTTCACGTCGTCGCGGCGGTACGTGGGGCGGTTCCATTTCCGGGCGTCGACGCTGCAGGTCACGCTGGATTGCGAGGGGCTGGAGCTGGCCCCGGGGCAGACGTGGCCGCTGGAGGAGTTTGTCCGGCTGGAAGGGACTAACCGCGCGGCGCTGTTCGAGCAGTTGGGCGGGCTGATCGCGAAGAATCATCCGCCGCTGAAGTGGGCCACTCCGCCGGAGGGCTGGTGCTCGTGGTATTGCTTCGGACCGAAGGTGACGGCGCAGCAGGTGCGCGACAACCTGGAGTGGATCGCCAAAAACGCTCCGAATTTGAAGTACGTGCAGATCGACGACGGGTATCAGCCAGCGATGGGCGACTGGCTGGAGACGGGGACGGCGTTCGGCGGCGATATCCGGGCGGTGTTGAAGGAGATCAAGACGCGCGGGTTTGAGCCGGCGATCTGGGTGGCTCCGTTCATCGCGGAAGAGAAGTCCAAGCTGTTCACTGAGCATCCGGGCTGGTTCATGAAGGATGAACAGGGCGCGCCGCTGGCGTCGAACAAGGTGACGTTCGGCGGGTGGCGGAGAGGGCCGTGGTACGCGCTGGATGCGACACAGCCGGCGGTGCAGCAGCATCTCAAATCGGTGTTCCGGACGATGAACCAGGAGTGGGGCGTCACCTATTTCAAGATGGACGCGAACTTCTGGGGCGCGATGCACGGCGGCCGGCTGTCGGATGGCAAGGCGACGCGCGTCGAGGCCTACCGGCGCGGCATGGAAGCGATCATCGAAGGCGCGGGGCGCAGCTTCCTGCTGGGCTGCAACCATCCCATGTGGCCGTCGCTGGGGTTAATTCACGGGTCGCGATCGTCGGGCGACATCTCGCGCAAGTGGAGCACGGTGAGCATGGTCGCCAGCGAGAATCTGAACCGCGCCTGGCAGAACGGCCGGCTGTGGTGGAACGATCCCGACGCGCTGGTGCTGCTGGGTGGGCTGCCGGAGGACGAATTCATGTTCCATGCCGCGGCGACCTACGCCACGGGCGGCATGCTGCTATCGGGCGATGATCTGACGAAGATGACGCCGGAGCGCCAGGCGCTGCTGTTGAAGCTGCGGCCCACGGGGCAGGCGGCGGCGTTTGATCCCGAGTTTAAAATCGGCCGGATGAAGCGGCCGGGCCACGAACTGGTGTTCGTGCTGAACTGGTCCGACAAGACGGTGACGCAGTCGTTCCTGCTGCCGGGCCTTGTGCAGGTGAAGGACTTCCTTACCGGCGAGGACATGGGCAGGCACAAGGGCGACTGCGAGGTGCCGGACATGCCGCCGCACTCGGGGCGGGTGTTTCAGTTGGTGGGCTGA